One window of the Deltaproteobacteria bacterium genome contains the following:
- a CDS encoding NADH-quinone oxidoreductase subunit L, with translation MSTWLLLLIPLASAVVITLVTRPNRDLSSYISIGAIGVCLLIALPKLFYMIGHPHMTPVESSFTWLDVEGLVVEMGTIIDPLSILMLFIVTFVGSLIHIYSRGYMEGDPGFSRFFACLSLFIFAMLGIVLANNFIMIFVFWELVGLASYLLIGYYYEKPSAADAAKKAFLVNRVGDFGFILGIIVLFYAAGTFNFLELEHLIHEGHIDDTTLLVSALLIFCGAVGKSAQIPLHVWLPDAMEGPTPVSALIHAATMVAAGVYMLARTAFLFHAAPESASLVVAYVGGATALMAALIALAQDDIKRIIAFSTLSSLGYMVMSVGLGGVGPGMFYLTTHAFFKALLFLGAGSVIHACHTNNIWEMGRLWPKMRITAVTFLLGSLAMMGVFPFSGFWSKDEILATAWDNDIVLFGVGVATAFFTAVFMTRLIVVTFFGDKRYHGHPHESPPVMTVPLMVLAFFAVTAGFVGLPSLDPNFGTFFGGHGGGHAEGAAGGHHFNFLVAGLSTAAVFAGIVIGWLVYVKETVSPSMLQTRYRAVYDMLAARFYFDDFYDNVLVAGVYNGIARVCNFLEVNFIINFLVNGTAYLTRETGKALRLSITGKTQHYAYIMVGGALVLAFVFIITLGV, from the coding sequence ATGAGTACATGGCTCTTGCTTCTCATACCACTCGCCTCGGCGGTGGTCATCACGCTTGTCACCAGGCCTAACAGGGACCTGAGCTCCTACATCTCCATCGGGGCCATAGGCGTCTGCCTGCTCATCGCCCTGCCCAAGCTCTTCTACATGATCGGCCATCCGCACATGACGCCCGTGGAGAGCTCCTTTACATGGCTCGACGTGGAGGGCCTCGTCGTCGAGATGGGCACCATCATCGACCCGCTGAGCATACTCATGCTCTTCATCGTAACCTTCGTGGGCTCGCTCATACACATCTACTCGAGGGGCTACATGGAGGGGGACCCGGGCTTTTCGAGGTTCTTCGCCTGCCTCTCGCTCTTCATCTTCGCCATGCTCGGCATCGTGCTGGCCAACAACTTCATCATGATCTTCGTCTTCTGGGAGCTCGTGGGCCTTGCGTCGTACCTCCTCATAGGCTACTACTACGAGAAGCCCTCGGCCGCCGATGCCGCCAAGAAGGCCTTTCTCGTGAACCGCGTCGGTGACTTCGGCTTCATCCTCGGCATAATCGTCCTCTTCTACGCCGCCGGCACCTTCAACTTCCTCGAGCTCGAGCACCTCATACACGAGGGGCACATCGACGACACCACGCTCCTCGTCTCGGCGCTGCTCATCTTCTGCGGCGCCGTGGGCAAGTCGGCCCAGATACCGCTCCACGTCTGGCTGCCCGACGCCATGGAGGGCCCCACGCCCGTCTCGGCTCTCATACACGCCGCCACCATGGTCGCCGCCGGCGTGTACATGCTCGCCCGCACGGCCTTCCTCTTCCACGCCGCGCCGGAGAGCGCATCGCTCGTCGTAGCCTACGTGGGCGGCGCCACGGCCCTCATGGCCGCGCTCATAGCGCTCGCCCAGGACGACATAAAGCGCATAATCGCCTTCTCGACGCTCAGCTCCCTCGGCTACATGGTGATGAGCGTTGGCCTCGGCGGCGTGGGCCCCGGCATGTTCTACCTCACGACCCACGCCTTCTTCAAGGCCCTGCTCTTTCTCGGCGCCGGCAGCGTCATCCACGCCTGTCACACGAACAACATATGGGAGATGGGGCGGCTCTGGCCCAAGATGAGGATAACGGCCGTCACCTTCCTGCTCGGCTCGCTCGCCATGATGGGAGTCTTCCCCTTCAGCGGCTTCTGGAGCAAGGACGAGATACTGGCCACGGCCTGGGACAACGACATCGTACTCTTCGGCGTCGGCGTGGCCACGGCCTTCTTTACGGCCGTCTTCATGACGAGGCTCATCGTCGTCACCTTCTTCGGCGACAAGCGCTACCACGGCCATCCCCACGAGTCCCCGCCGGTCATGACGGTGCCGCTCATGGTGCTCGCCTTCTTCGCCGTCACCGCCGGTTTCGTGGGGCTGCCGAGCCTGGACCCCAACTTCGGCACCTTCTTCGGGGGCCACGGCGGCGGTCACGCCGAGGGCGCGGCAGGCGGCCACCACTTCAACTTCCTCGTCGCCGGCCTCTCCACGGCGGCCGTCTTCGCGGGCATCGTCATCGGCTGGCTCGTCTACGTGAAGGAGACCGTGAGCCCCTCCATGCTCCAGACGCGCTACAGGGCCGTATACGACATGCTGGCCGCGCGCTTCTACTTCGACGACTTCTACGACAACGTGCTGGTGGCCGGGGTCTACAACGGCATCGCCAGGGTCTGCAACTTCCTGGAGGTCAACTTCATCATAAACTTCCTCGTGAACGGCACGGCCTACCTGACGAGGGAGACGGGCAAGGCCCTGCGACTCTCCATTACAGGGAAGACCCAGCACTACGCCTACATCATGGTCGGAGGGGCGCTCGTGCTGGCCTTCGTCTTCATAATCACCTTAGGAGTGTGA
- a CDS encoding NADH-quinone oxidoreductase subunit I produces the protein MTDRKRKEQAGAGGVVKKALLLDLLKGLRVTLGYNVSKSITHRYPDEEKWIPYKRFRGRHTLNRTPDGKELCVACELCVKACPTRCITVVPMEDDTGRGIADRVPKVWRVDLVRCLFCGYCEDACPTRAVRLGRDYELACFSLEEAVRNREELLKPQEIPEDFEGGLIVKARLEKGEKGPRVRPDLTKQKRRAW, from the coding sequence ATGACTGACAGGAAGAGAAAAGAACAGGCCGGTGCCGGCGGCGTCGTAAAGAAGGCGCTTCTGCTCGATCTCCTCAAGGGGCTGCGGGTGACGCTGGGCTACAACGTCTCCAAGAGCATCACGCACCGCTATCCCGACGAGGAGAAGTGGATACCCTACAAGCGTTTCCGGGGCCGCCACACGCTCAACAGGACGCCCGACGGAAAGGAGCTCTGTGTAGCCTGCGAGCTCTGCGTCAAGGCCTGTCCCACGCGCTGCATAACGGTAGTGCCCATGGAGGACGACACGGGACGGGGCATAGCCGACAGGGTGCCCAAGGTCTGGCGGGTAGACCTGGTGAGGTGCCTTTTCTGCGGCTACTGCGAGGACGCCTGCCCCACGCGCGCCGTGCGGCTCGGCCGCGACTACGAGCTCGCCTGCTTCAGCCTCGAAGAGGCGGTGCGAAACCGCGAGGAGCTGCTTAAGCCGCAGGAGATACCCGAGGACTTCGAGGGCGGACTCATCGTCAAGGCGCGGCTCGAAAAGGGCGAGAAGGGGCCCCGCGTGAGACCGGACCTCACCAAGCAGAAGAGAAGGGCCTGGTAG
- the nuoH gene encoding NADH-quinone oxidoreductase subunit NuoH, producing the protein MVLVEVLLIAVKVVVVTLILFAAPLPLTWLERKVAGHIQVRLGPYRVGPHGLLQPFADMIKLVFKEDIVPARADRFLFLAAPVVTMVPAFAAFVAIPFGETWTVPFVGREVTLYISDMNVGILYVLAIAGLGIYGIILGGWASNSKYALLGGLRSAAQMISYEIALSFACIGVVMMANSLSLVEIVRAQSGSFTDWNVFYLPVGPVWFFIFLTAGLAEINRIPFDLPEDEGTLAAGFHVEYSGMRFALFMLAEYVAMVSISVLAVLLFFGGWNAPLPIPLPPIVWFLIKVVAFIYFFMWVRFTFPRYRYDQLMTIGWKVLIPLSLVNILVTGLMRI; encoded by the coding sequence GCTCATCCTCTTTGCGGCGCCGCTGCCGCTCACCTGGCTCGAGCGCAAGGTGGCCGGCCACATACAGGTGCGTCTCGGCCCTTATCGCGTGGGACCCCACGGCCTCCTCCAGCCCTTCGCCGACATGATAAAGCTCGTATTCAAGGAGGACATCGTCCCGGCCAGGGCCGACAGGTTCCTCTTCCTCGCGGCGCCGGTCGTCACCATGGTGCCGGCCTTCGCCGCCTTCGTGGCCATCCCCTTCGGCGAGACGTGGACCGTGCCCTTCGTGGGCCGCGAGGTCACGCTCTACATCTCGGACATGAACGTGGGCATACTGTACGTGCTCGCCATAGCGGGGCTCGGTATCTACGGCATAATCCTCGGCGGCTGGGCTTCGAACAGCAAGTACGCCCTCCTGGGGGGACTCCGCTCGGCGGCCCAGATGATAAGCTACGAGATCGCCCTGAGTTTCGCCTGCATAGGTGTCGTCATGATGGCCAACTCGCTGAGCCTGGTGGAGATAGTCAGGGCCCAGTCCGGCTCCTTCACCGACTGGAACGTCTTCTATCTCCCCGTCGGTCCGGTCTGGTTCTTCATATTCCTCACGGCCGGGCTCGCCGAGATAAACCGCATACCCTTCGACCTCCCCGAGGACGAGGGCACCCTTGCGGCGGGCTTCCACGTCGAGTACAGCGGCATGCGTTTTGCCCTGTTCATGCTCGCCGAGTACGTGGCCATGGTCTCCATCTCGGTGCTCGCCGTGCTGCTCTTTTTCGGCGGGTGGAACGCGCCGCTGCCGATCCCGCTTCCCCCCATAGTGTGGTTCCTCATAAAGGTGGTGGCCTTCATATACTTCTTCATGTGGGTGAGGTTCACTTTCCCGCGCTACCGTTACGACCAGCTCATGACCATCGGGTGGAAGGTGCTCATACCGCTTTCGCTCGTCAACATACTCGTAACCGGGCTCATGAGGATATGA
- a CDS encoding NADH-quinone oxidoreductase subunit N: MAEMEMHLERTVPEILMLGLAMLLLVLDLLLPRGTRKILGVIAIAGTAVTGISLSLLGKGPALAGLFLVDDVAIFFKWLFVVTAVFIFYMAMSYEERIKAWKGEFYTLIAFAVLAMMLLASCSDLISFYVSLEFMAICLYVLAAFAKDERRSVEAGLKYLITGALASGFLLYGMSFLYGATGTTSFAGMADALRGEADVGAYLLVGLAFTIMGLTFKISSLPFHVWAPDVYQGSPAPVTALLAAGSKAAGFVVMLRILLTALGPVKAEWAAFVALLSGLTMIFGNMAAMPQKDIKRLIAYAGIGSAGYLLMGVAAASTLGAGAIMFYLLAYLFGIVGAFLVIIIFSNAEGTDSIEAYAGLSRRSPLLAGTLFIALLSLVGVPPLAGFIAKFYLIAAAVKEGLIVLAIVGLVMAIVTMYYFLLVIKSVYLREPTSDEPIRLDPVTRAVLYTVNVATLFLGIYPGPVTDWVMLIAGELF, encoded by the coding sequence GTGGCTGAGATGGAAATGCACTTAGAGAGGACGGTTCCCGAGATACTCATGCTGGGGCTTGCCATGCTCCTGCTCGTCCTGGACCTGCTGCTGCCCAGGGGGACGCGCAAGATACTCGGGGTCATAGCCATAGCCGGTACGGCCGTGACGGGCATAAGCCTCTCGCTGCTGGGCAAGGGGCCGGCCCTTGCCGGCCTCTTCCTCGTGGACGACGTGGCGATCTTCTTCAAGTGGCTCTTCGTGGTCACGGCCGTCTTCATCTTCTACATGGCCATGAGCTACGAGGAGAGGATAAAGGCCTGGAAAGGCGAGTTCTACACGCTCATCGCCTTTGCCGTGCTGGCCATGATGCTGCTCGCCTCGTGCTCCGACCTCATAAGCTTCTACGTCTCGCTCGAGTTCATGGCCATCTGCCTCTACGTGCTCGCCGCCTTTGCAAAGGACGAGCGCAGGAGCGTGGAGGCCGGCCTCAAGTACCTCATAACCGGCGCGCTCGCCTCGGGCTTCCTCCTCTACGGCATGAGTTTTCTCTACGGCGCAACGGGCACGACGAGCTTTGCCGGCATGGCCGACGCCCTGAGGGGAGAGGCGGACGTGGGGGCCTATCTTCTCGTGGGGCTCGCCTTCACCATCATGGGCCTCACCTTTAAGATATCGTCCCTGCCCTTCCACGTCTGGGCCCCCGACGTATACCAGGGCTCGCCCGCCCCGGTGACGGCGCTCCTGGCCGCGGGCTCCAAGGCCGCGGGCTTCGTGGTCATGCTGCGCATCCTCTTGACGGCCCTCGGTCCGGTCAAGGCCGAGTGGGCGGCCTTCGTCGCCCTCCTTTCGGGCCTTACCATGATATTCGGCAACATGGCCGCCATGCCGCAAAAGGACATCAAGAGGCTCATCGCCTACGCGGGCATAGGTTCGGCTGGCTATCTGCTCATGGGTGTGGCCGCCGCCTCGACCCTCGGCGCCGGCGCCATAATGTTCTACCTGCTCGCCTACCTTTTCGGCATAGTCGGCGCCTTTCTCGTCATCATCATATTCTCCAACGCCGAGGGCACGGACAGCATCGAGGCCTACGCGGGCCTGAGCCGCAGGTCGCCGCTTCTGGCGGGCACGCTCTTCATCGCGCTCCTTTCGCTCGTGGGCGTGCCGCCCCTTGCCGGCTTCATCGCCAAGTTCTACCTCATAGCCGCGGCCGTCAAGGAGGGGCTCATCGTGCTGGCCATCGTGGGACTGGTCATGGCCATCGTCACCATGTACTATTTCCTGCTGGTCATAAAGAGCGTCTACCTGCGCGAGCCCACAAGCGACGAGCCCATAAGGCTCGACCCGGTCACCAGGGCCGTGCTCTATACGGTCAACGTGGCGACCCTCTTCCTCGGCATATACCCGGGGCCGGTGACCGACTGGGTGATGCTCATAGCGGGGGAGCTCTTCTGA
- the nuoK gene encoding NADH-quinone oxidoreductase subunit NuoK: MFTLTLSHYLVLSLVLFSIGVAGVLLRRNIIIVLMSLELIFNSVNISLVAFSHYLQDMSGRVFVVFSITVAAAEVAVGLAILVLVYRRRNTVYVEELDEMRN; encoded by the coding sequence ATGTTTACACTCACTCTGTCACACTACCTCGTACTGAGCCTCGTGCTCTTCTCCATCGGTGTCGCCGGCGTGCTGCTGCGCCGCAACATCATAATCGTGCTCATGAGCCTCGAGCTCATATTCAACTCGGTGAACATAAGCCTCGTCGCCTTCAGCCACTACCTCCAGGACATGTCCGGCAGGGTCTTCGTCGTATTCTCCATCACCGTGGCCGCCGCCGAGGTGGCCGTGGGCCTTGCCATACTGGTGCTCGTCTACAGGCGGCGCAACACGGTCTACGTCGAAGAGCTCGACGAGATGAGGAACTGA
- a CDS encoding NADH-quinone oxidoreductase subunit M: MEGFPVLSAIILTPLLACCVLIFVDEKRLSLIRGVAVTATSITLLLSLCLLFTYDTAAGGFQFVERVEWIRSLGVSYYVGVDGISLSMVVLTAFVIFTGVFVSWVGIKKRVKEHYIFLLLLVAGVFGVFVSLDLLFFYLFYELAVIPMYPLIGIWGSANREYATMKLTLYLSLGAVFALLGILSLYFTAGAQTGTYTFDILALSKLHYDAGYQKIVYLPILVGFGVLVPLAPFHSWSPIGHAAAPSAVSMLHAGVLMKLGAYGIIHVAMRIFPEGTQFWMPVVAVLCLVNIFYGGMVAMHRRDMKFMIGYSSSSHMGYVLLGLATLNTIGLNGAVLLMFAHGIMTALAFALIGFVYDQAHTRMIYDFSGLAKRLPFVAVAFAIMGFASSGLPGLANFVAELMVFIGAFKDYPLQAVVAVFGIIVTATYMLRCLRDVFFCEPLPEWDNLRDATTFVERFPYVVLIAVLLIVGFYPSIIVDVINSGVVSLLENINADAGAVAQAASHGAAAAVHGAGH; encoded by the coding sequence GTGGAAGGTTTCCCCGTACTGTCTGCCATAATACTGACGCCGCTTCTGGCCTGTTGCGTCCTCATCTTCGTCGACGAGAAGAGGCTCTCGCTCATAAGGGGGGTGGCCGTGACGGCCACGTCCATAACACTGCTCCTCTCGCTCTGCCTCCTCTTCACCTACGACACCGCCGCCGGAGGCTTCCAGTTCGTCGAGCGCGTGGAGTGGATAAGATCGCTCGGCGTCTCCTACTACGTGGGTGTCGACGGCATAAGCCTCTCCATGGTGGTGCTCACGGCCTTCGTCATCTTCACCGGCGTCTTCGTCTCGTGGGTGGGCATCAAGAAGAGGGTGAAGGAGCACTACATATTCCTGCTCCTGCTCGTGGCCGGCGTCTTCGGCGTCTTCGTCTCGCTGGACCTACTCTTCTTCTACCTCTTCTACGAGCTCGCCGTCATACCCATGTATCCGCTCATCGGCATATGGGGGAGCGCCAACCGCGAGTACGCCACCATGAAGCTCACGCTGTACCTGAGCCTTGGCGCCGTCTTCGCGCTGCTCGGCATACTCTCGCTATACTTCACCGCCGGGGCCCAGACGGGCACCTACACCTTCGATATCCTGGCGCTGAGCAAGCTCCACTACGACGCCGGCTACCAGAAGATCGTCTATCTGCCCATACTCGTCGGCTTCGGCGTGCTCGTTCCGCTGGCGCCCTTCCACTCGTGGTCGCCCATAGGGCACGCGGCGGCGCCCTCGGCCGTCAGCATGCTCCATGCCGGCGTGCTCATGAAGCTCGGCGCATACGGCATAATCCACGTGGCCATGCGCATATTCCCCGAGGGCACCCAGTTCTGGATGCCCGTCGTCGCCGTGCTCTGCCTGGTGAACATCTTCTACGGCGGCATGGTGGCCATGCACCGCAGGGACATGAAGTTCATGATCGGCTACTCGTCGTCGAGCCACATGGGGTACGTTCTGCTCGGCCTGGCCACCCTCAACACCATCGGGCTCAACGGCGCCGTGCTCCTCATGTTCGCCCACGGCATAATGACGGCCCTGGCCTTCGCGCTCATCGGCTTCGTCTACGATCAGGCCCACACGCGCATGATCTACGACTTCTCGGGCCTGGCCAAGAGGCTGCCCTTCGTGGCCGTCGCCTTCGCCATCATGGGGTTCGCCTCCAGCGGACTGCCGGGCCTTGCCAACTTCGTCGCCGAGCTCATGGTCTTCATAGGCGCCTTCAAGGACTACCCGCTCCAGGCCGTGGTGGCCGTATTCGGCATAATCGTGACGGCCACCTACATGCTCAGGTGCCTGCGCGACGTCTTCTTCTGCGAGCCGCTGCCGGAGTGGGACAACCTGCGTGACGCGACGACGTTCGTGGAGAGGTTCCCCTACGTGGTGCTCATCGCCGTGCTGCTAATCGTCGGCTTTTATCCCTCGATCATCGTCGACGTCATAAACAGCGGCGTGGTGTCGCTGCTCGAGAACATAAACGCCGACGCCGGGGCCGTGGCCCAGGCCGCCTCGCACGGCGCAGCCGCCGCGGTCCACGGCGCCGGACATTAG
- a CDS encoding NADH-quinone oxidoreductase subunit J, protein MELLFFIVFAALAVASALGVVLMRNPVYSAVSLIVCLLQMAALFVLLRSPFLAAVQVFIYVGAVMVLFLFVVLFLDVGKESRSVYIHATGPWAVLGYAGYAALTAFLIGYVALRGRLSVAPGGYDEQALLENTEVMGRLLYTKYIFPFEVVSLLLLVALVGGVVLAMKEREKA, encoded by the coding sequence ATGGAACTCTTGTTTTTCATCGTCTTCGCGGCCCTGGCCGTGGCCTCGGCCCTCGGCGTGGTGCTCATGCGAAACCCCGTGTACAGCGCCGTCTCGCTCATAGTCTGCCTGCTGCAGATGGCGGCGCTCTTCGTGCTCCTGCGCTCGCCCTTCCTCGCCGCCGTGCAGGTCTTCATCTACGTGGGCGCCGTAATGGTTCTCTTCCTCTTCGTCGTGCTCTTTCTCGACGTGGGCAAGGAGAGCCGCAGCGTCTACATCCACGCCACGGGGCCCTGGGCCGTGCTGGGATACGCCGGTTACGCCGCGCTCACGGCCTTTCTCATAGGCTACGTGGCCCTTCGCGGAAGGCTCTCCGTCGCCCCGGGCGGCTACGACGAGCAGGCCCTCCTCGAGAACACGGAGGTCATGGGCAGGCTCCTCTACACGAAGTACATCTTCCCCTTCGAGGTCGTCTCGCTTCTGCTGCTCGTGGCGCTCGTGGGCGGCGTGGTGCTGGCCATGAAGGAAAGGGAGAAGGCGTAG